In Listeria swaminathanii, the following are encoded in one genomic region:
- the eetB gene encoding flavinylation system FAD exporter subunit EetB: protein MTKNRRLVYIALLAAQAVVISLLERAIPFPFAFAPGAKLGLANIITCISLYTLSAKDTFMIICIRLVLSTLLGGTISTFMYSAAGAILSFLGMWLVQQLGPKRVSIIGVSVTGGILHNVGQLVIASWIAGTWSVMLYLPVLSFIGILSGIAVGIAANYLLKNVQTLRMFADAKQSQAVQK, encoded by the coding sequence ATGACAAAAAACAGACGATTAGTATATATAGCACTTTTGGCTGCACAAGCTGTTGTCATTAGTTTACTTGAACGGGCTATTCCGTTCCCATTTGCGTTTGCTCCTGGGGCGAAACTTGGTCTTGCTAATATTATTACGTGTATTTCGCTTTATACGTTATCGGCAAAAGATACATTTATGATAATCTGCATTCGATTAGTATTATCCACTTTGCTTGGTGGAACGATTTCGACATTTATGTATAGTGCGGCCGGGGCTATCTTGAGTTTTCTTGGGATGTGGCTCGTGCAGCAACTTGGACCGAAACGTGTGAGCATCATTGGCGTGAGTGTTACGGGCGGGATTTTACATAACGTCGGACAACTCGTTATTGCTAGTTGGATCGCGGGTACTTGGTCGGTTATGCTTTATTTGCCAGTATTATCTTTTATCGGTATTCTTTCCGGGATTGCGGTTGGGATTGCGGCAAACTACCTACTGAAAAACGTCCAAACGTTGCGGATGTTCGCTGATGCTAAACAAAGTCAAGCAGTACAAAAATAA
- a CDS encoding polyprenyl synthetase family protein, with amino-acid sequence MQLHAMWDDYPALSKDLQQVLQTIEKNIQIRDKHVEKNVKDLIHAGGKLLRPAFALLSAQAGPDFDKDRAVSIAAALEVLHMATLIHDDVVDDSPLRRGIPTIHSKYGRNYAVYTGDYLFCICFKILSAHASSIENIEFNSKNIEKILMGELDQMRTSYKMNVTVREYLTRISGKTAQLFALSCYSGATGSKAGRLTVAKCYNIGHYLGMAFQIIDDVLDYTSTDEGLGKPVLNDMKQGIYSLPLIYAMKGHLAEFEPLLSQKLDMTDEASEQVLALISKYNGVEQAFKLANKYTNKALREIKKLPAGAYRDDMYSLTKSILDRDI; translated from the coding sequence ATGCAACTTCATGCTATGTGGGATGACTATCCTGCACTTTCCAAAGATTTACAACAAGTCTTACAAACGATTGAAAAAAATATCCAAATTCGCGATAAACATGTCGAAAAAAATGTGAAAGATTTGATTCACGCTGGTGGAAAATTATTGCGCCCTGCTTTTGCGCTTCTTTCTGCCCAAGCTGGACCAGATTTTGATAAAGACCGCGCTGTTTCTATCGCTGCTGCGCTTGAAGTGCTTCATATGGCAACGTTAATTCATGATGATGTCGTTGATGATTCCCCGTTACGTCGTGGTATTCCGACAATTCATTCCAAATATGGTCGTAATTATGCCGTTTATACTGGCGATTATTTATTCTGTATCTGTTTCAAAATTTTATCTGCGCATGCTTCTTCTATTGAGAATATCGAATTTAATAGTAAAAATATCGAAAAAATCTTAATGGGCGAACTGGACCAAATGCGCACTAGCTACAAAATGAACGTTACTGTCCGCGAATATTTAACTCGTATTTCTGGCAAAACAGCTCAACTTTTTGCGCTTAGTTGTTATTCTGGCGCAACTGGTAGTAAAGCAGGTCGCTTAACTGTTGCAAAATGCTATAATATCGGGCATTATCTTGGTATGGCTTTCCAAATTATTGATGACGTGCTTGATTATACGAGCACCGATGAAGGTCTTGGCAAACCAGTTTTAAATGATATGAAACAAGGGATTTATTCTCTACCACTTATTTATGCAATGAAAGGTCATTTGGCCGAATTCGAGCCGCTTCTTTCGCAAAAACTAGATATGACTGATGAAGCTTCCGAACAAGTTTTAGCACTTATTTCTAAATATAACGGTGTGGAGCAAGCCTTTAAACTTGCTAATAAATATACGAATAAAGCTCTTCGTGAAATTAAAAAATTACCAGCTGGCGCGTACCGTGATGATATGTACAGCTTGACGAAAAGTATTTTAGATAGAGATATCTAA
- a CDS encoding cyclic nucleotide phosphodiesterase, with translation MIRFLKIVTPILLSFSLVACSSASGKTEKITAPIEKDRNLSMVVTTDVHYFAPSLTDNGKAFEKYVAAGDGKQLAYSNEITDAFLADVEAKKTDVLIISGDLTNNGEKTSHEGLAKKLTQVEKNGTQVFVVPGNHDINNPWARKFEKDKQLPTDTISPTDFSKIYGKFGYEDAISRDDFSLSYLAAPSSKVWLLMLDTAMYKTNMQQGTPTTEGGLTAGTLDWIKESSALAKKNGAKLIPVLHHNLTDHSDVIQKGYTINYNQQVIDALTAGAMDFSLSGHIHTQNIRSAKSTDGKEITDIVTNALSVFPHKYGTITYSAKNKNFTYQSKKLDIEAWAKANGSTDENLLNFDQFDYDTFYNSGYDKAIMDLMTNESYDKYSQADKEKMADTMGLNNMYFFAGTAPPKSDGMALWDSAPNSFLKDYVLSSSNPPKKSNDFYVSP, from the coding sequence GTGATTCGATTTTTAAAAATAGTTACACCTATATTGTTGTCTTTTTCTTTAGTTGCTTGTAGTTCTGCAAGTGGGAAAACGGAGAAAATCACTGCGCCAATCGAAAAAGATCGTAATTTATCCATGGTTGTAACGACAGATGTGCATTACTTTGCACCATCATTAACGGATAATGGCAAAGCTTTTGAAAAATACGTGGCTGCTGGCGATGGTAAACAACTGGCTTATAGCAACGAAATAACGGATGCTTTTTTAGCGGATGTTGAGGCGAAGAAGACAGATGTGCTTATTATTAGCGGCGATTTGACGAATAATGGTGAAAAAACAAGCCACGAAGGATTAGCGAAAAAACTTACTCAAGTGGAAAAGAATGGGACTCAAGTTTTTGTAGTTCCAGGTAACCATGATATTAATAACCCATGGGCGCGCAAATTCGAAAAAGATAAGCAACTACCGACTGACACTATTTCACCAACAGATTTTAGTAAAATTTATGGCAAGTTTGGTTACGAAGATGCCATTTCGCGTGATGATTTTTCGCTTAGTTATTTAGCGGCTCCCTCGTCCAAAGTGTGGCTCCTTATGCTTGATACTGCTATGTATAAAACAAATATGCAACAGGGAACTCCCACAACAGAAGGCGGATTAACAGCCGGAACTTTAGATTGGATAAAAGAAAGTAGCGCGCTTGCGAAGAAAAACGGCGCGAAACTCATCCCAGTGTTGCATCATAATTTAACGGATCATAGTGATGTCATCCAAAAAGGCTATACGATTAATTATAATCAGCAAGTGATTGATGCTCTTACAGCTGGAGCGATGGATTTTTCTCTTAGCGGTCATATCCACACGCAAAATATTCGTTCCGCAAAAAGCACAGATGGCAAAGAAATCACGGATATCGTGACAAATGCGCTTTCTGTTTTCCCGCATAAGTACGGCACCATTACGTATAGTGCAAAAAACAAAAACTTCACTTATCAATCAAAAAAATTAGATATCGAAGCTTGGGCGAAAGCGAATGGCTCTACGGATGAAAACTTGCTTAATTTCGACCAATTTGATTACGATACTTTTTATAATAGTGGTTATGATAAAGCGATTATGGACTTGATGACGAATGAGTCTTATGATAAATACAGCCAAGCAGATAAGGAAAAAATGGCGGATACTATGGGATTAAATAATATGTATTTCTTCGCTGGTACTGCACCGCCAAAATCTGACGGAATGGCTTTATGGGATTCCGCTCCGAATTCATTTTTGAAAGATTATGTTTTAAGTTCATCCAATCCACCTAAGAAAAGCAATGACTTTTATGTTAGCCCATAA